From Thermostichus vulcanus str. 'Rupite':
CGGCCCACGAAAGTCTTTGGTCTTCAGTTGCTCGCGGCTGTAGTAGACAGTGAGGTTCCAGGCCAGGAAATAGTCGCTGCGGTCTTGCCAGAGGCGGTGGAGGCAGGTAACCAAGATGAGCAGCTGCAGGGCATGGAGGGAGTGTTCCATTTCCGGTTCATCGCTGAGGAGCCCCTGGGCGGAGGGCATGAGCTCTGCTAATTGCTGGCGGGTGAGGGAGTTGGGGTGGGTGGATTTGTCTTGAACCAGCATGGCTATACCAAGTCCGGTGCCTCCAGCCTAGCCCAAAGCACAGTCGAGTAGCGCCGCAAGGCTTTGGGGTTGGGCCTGGGTGAGATCCTGGATAAACGCTTTGTCGTGCACAGGAAGGGATCCGTGGCCTTTTCTCTAACTTAGAGTACCCGGATCCACCCCCAGTTCCCGCAGCTTTTGGGCCAGCCGTTCCGCCCGTTGCTCGGCGCTTTCAGCCCGTTGCCGCTCCTGCTCAGCTCGTTGCCGCTCTTGTTCCATCCGTTGCCGCTCGATTTTTTCTGCTTCTTCCGGCAGAGGTACCAACTCCCCATTCGGGAAAAAATACCGCAGCTGACGGTTGTGAATGCCCAGGTACAACCCCAGCACCTTGCTCCACCGCAACCCTTGCAAGGACTCCGTCCCGCTGACGCGATCTGTCGGCGCAATCTCCTCGTATCGCTCTCCCCCTTCCCCCAGCCGCAAACCCATAAACTCCAGCGTCTCTGGCGAAAAATAAAAATACTCTGGGGTTCTAAAAATGCTCTGATACAGTTCTCGTTTTTCGGTGCGATCCACATTAGCGGTGGACTCCGAGAGCAGCTCGATGATCAAATCCGGGTATTTCCCCCCTTCCTCCCAAACCACCCAGGAGCCGCGCGGGTGATTGGACACCCCCTTGACCAAAAACAGGTCTGGCCCACGAAAGTCTTTGGTCTTCAGTTGCTCGCGGCTGTAGTAGACAGTGAGGTTCCAGGCCAGGAAATAGTCGCTGCGGTCTTGCCAGAGGCGGTGGAGGCAGGTAACCAAGATGAGCAGCTGCAGGGCATGGAGGGAGTGTTCCATTTCCGGTTCATCGCTGAGGAGCCCCTGGGC
This genomic window contains:
- a CDS encoding Uma2 family endonuclease, whose protein sequence is MLVQDKSTHPNSLTRQQLAELIPSAQGLLSDEPEMEHSLHALQLLILVTCLHRLWQDRSDYFLAWNLTVYYSREQLKTKDFRGPDLFLVKGVSNHPRGSWVVWEEGGKYPDLIIELLSESTANVDRTEKRELYQSIFRTPEYFYFSPETLEFMGLRLGEGGERYEEIAPTDRVSGTESLQGLRWSKVLGLYLGIHNRQLRYFFPNGELVPLPEEAEKIERQRMEQERQRAEQERQRAESAEQRAERLAQKLRELGVDPGTLS